One Prunus dulcis chromosome 8, ALMONDv2, whole genome shotgun sequence DNA window includes the following coding sequences:
- the LOC117638896 gene encoding signaling peptide TAXIMIN 1-like codes for MCSSEADCRPLGFLLGLPFALLSLILSIVGLVIWIVRLLLTCICPCCLWVTVVVELVKAQIHVMEWFTSQIPC; via the coding sequence ATGTGCTCTTCAGAAGCTGATTGCAGGCCTCTGGGCTTTCTGCTTGGCCTTCCTTTTGCTCTCCTCTCCCTCATCCTCTCCATCGTCGGCCTCGTTATCTGGATCGTCAGATTGTTGCTGACTTGCATATGCCCGTGCTGTTTGTGGGTGACGGTGGTCGTGGAGTTGGTCAAAGCCCAAATTCATGTCATGGAGTGGTTCACTTCTCAAATCCCCTGCTAA
- the LOC117638489 gene encoding uncharacterized mitochondrial protein AtMg00810-like — MVKEFKAEMMCKYEMSDLGLLHHFLGMGVTQTEGSIFIHQKKYALTLLDKFGLKDCKSVSTPLVATDKLKREDGSEAADESLFRKIVGSLLYLTATRPDIMFSASLLARFMHNPSKMHYGAAKRVLRYIQGTIDYGIEYVTGKSALLVGYCDSGWSGYEEDMKSTSGYAFSFGSGVFSWASVKQHSVALSTAEAEYVSAAEATSQAIWLRFVLEDFGEEQTTATTIFCDNTSAIAMAKKSSFSSMEQAH, encoded by the coding sequence ATGGTGAAAGAATTCAAAGCTGAAATGATGTGCAAGTATGAGATGTCTGACTTGGGTTtactccaccattttcttggtATGGGAGTAACACAAACTGAAGGGAGCATCTTCATTCATCAAAAGAAGTATGCACTCACTCTCTTGGATAAGTTTGGACTCAAAGACTGCAAGTCAGTAAGCACTCCATTAGTGGCTACTGATAAATTGAAAAGAGAGGATGGAAGTGAAGCTGCAGATGAAAGTTTGTTCAGAAAAATTGTAGGTAGCCTGCTATATCTCACTGCAACCAGGCCAGATATCATGTTCTCTGCCAGCCTGCTTGCAAGATTCATGCACAACCCTTCTAAGATGCACTATGGGGCAGCTAAAAGGGTTCTAAGGTACATACAAGGCACGATTGATTATGGAATTGAGTATGTGACTGGAAAATCTGCACTCTTAGTAGGTTACTGTGACAGTGGCTGGAGTGGATATGAGGAAGATATGAAAAGCACTTCTGGATATGCGTTTTCATTTGGAAGTGGTGTTTTTTCATGGGCATCAGTCAAACAACACAGTGTGGCACTTTCTACTGCAGAGGCAGAGTATGTGAGTGCAGCAGAAGCTACATCACAAGCCATTTGGCTCAGGTTTgttcttgaagattttgggGAAGAACAGACCACTGCAACAACTATATTTTGTGACAACACTTCAGCCATAGCAATGGCTAAAAAATCCAGTTTTTCATCAATGGAGCAAGCACATTAA